A genomic region of Bactrocera dorsalis isolate Fly_Bdor chromosome 3, ASM2337382v1, whole genome shotgun sequence contains the following coding sequences:
- the LOC105232876 gene encoding protein NLRC3 isoform X1 — protein sequence MCENYKLCLQPSEKISNRPFTRLLLDCWQREYDKRPYRKFRFNLLEFEERLRRKFHPVYDFLVIVSFLKKRALCTVRLTGIHLLPYEHDVLQSFIESLVTVCRIELRLMQLPTRFFELLGDRAAHMNVKELILEGTILTTPDIEALHKFIIESKILRHLNVSNCSVTQYNFPLLADAIHKSNSMRSFVCNRLIGKRITLDTFKIAHVVSSLIWQNKLKELEMQNCEFQSRDMEVISEYLETSKSSMRKLNFAYNCIGCDGTEYIFRAVVLSNTLTHLNIGGNKLGTNGGRTVAKYLSSCYLLIYLNITWNQISSDAMNLILTTIKKPIKLHRIEIIGNQFDGKSASILRRLLDAGVLPQEGIDVVPVYDDSIADYRVTRYD from the exons ATGTGCGAGAACTACAAATTATGTCTACAGCCTTCAGAGAAGATCTCGAATAGACCATTTACACGCCTACTTTTGGACTGTTGGCAAAGAGAATATGACAAACGCCCTTATCGGAAATTTCGCTTCAATCTTCTTGAATTTGAAGAACGCTTGCGTCGAAAATTCCATCCAGTGTATGATTTTTTGGTAATTGTTAGCTTTCTAAAAAAGAGAGCCCTCTGCACAGTGCGACTTACAGGAATTCATTTGCTACCTTATGAACACGATGTACTGCAGAGTTTTATCGAAAGCCTCGTAACGGTTTGTCGTATTGAATTGCGTCTAATGCAGTTACCGACAAGATTTTTTGAGCTGTTGGGAGATAGAGCTGCACATATGAATGTCAAAGAACTAATTTTAGAAG gtACAATTTTGACTACTCCAGATATAGAGGCTCTTCATAAATTCATTATTGAATCGAAAATTCTTCGACATTTGAACGTTTCCAATTGCAGTGTCACCCAATATAACTTTCCTTTACTAGCTGATGCCATTCATAAGTCCAATTCTATGCGAAGTTTCGTATGTAATCGGCTAATCGGCAAACGAATTACTTTGGACACATTTAAGATTGCACATGTAGTATCCTCACTTATATGGCAGAACAAGTTGAAAGAACTGGAAATGCAAAATTGTGAATTTCAATCTCGCGATATGGAAGTAATAAGCGAGTACTTGGAAACGTCAAAGAGCTCAATGCGAAAACTAAATTTCGCTTACAATTGCATTGGATGTGATGGAACTGAATATATATTTCGTGCCGTAGTTCTTAGCAATACTTTAACCCATTTAAATATTGGTGGTAATAAGTTGGGAACTAATGGAGGTCGGACAGTGGCTAAGTATCTTAGCTCTTGTTATTTGCTTATCTATCTTAACATTACATGGAATCAAATTTCTTCGGATgctatgaatttaattttaacaacaattaaaaaaccTATTAAACTGCATAGGATTGAAATTATTGGAAATCAATTTGATGGCAAATCCGCTAGCATTTTGCGGCGCCTGCTCGATGCAGGTGTTCTACCTCAAGAGGGAATCGATGTAGTACCTGTTTATGACGATAGTATAGCTGACTATCGTGTCACGCGATACGATTAA
- the LOC105232876 gene encoding uncharacterized protein LOC105232876 isoform X2, whose product MCENYKLCLQPSEKISNRPFTRLLLDCWQREYDKRPYRKFRFNLLEFEERLRRKFHPVYDFLVIVSFLKKRALCTVRLTGIHLLPYEHDVLQSFIESLVTVCRIELRLMQLPTRFFELLGDRAAHMNVKELILEDIEALHKFIIESKILRHLNVSNCSVTQYNFPLLADAIHKSNSMRSFVCNRLIGKRITLDTFKIAHVVSSLIWQNKLKELEMQNCEFQSRDMEVISEYLETSKSSMRKLNFAYNCIGCDGTEYIFRAVVLSNTLTHLNIGGNKLGTNGGRTVAKYLSSCYLLIYLNITWNQISSDAMNLILTTIKKPIKLHRIEIIGNQFDGKSASILRRLLDAGVLPQEGIDVVPVYDDSIADYRVTRYD is encoded by the exons ATGTGCGAGAACTACAAATTATGTCTACAGCCTTCAGAGAAGATCTCGAATAGACCATTTACACGCCTACTTTTGGACTGTTGGCAAAGAGAATATGACAAACGCCCTTATCGGAAATTTCGCTTCAATCTTCTTGAATTTGAAGAACGCTTGCGTCGAAAATTCCATCCAGTGTATGATTTTTTGGTAATTGTTAGCTTTCTAAAAAAGAGAGCCCTCTGCACAGTGCGACTTACAGGAATTCATTTGCTACCTTATGAACACGATGTACTGCAGAGTTTTATCGAAAGCCTCGTAACGGTTTGTCGTATTGAATTGCGTCTAATGCAGTTACCGACAAGATTTTTTGAGCTGTTGGGAGATAGAGCTGCACATATGAATGTCAAAGAACTAATTTTAGAAG ATATAGAGGCTCTTCATAAATTCATTATTGAATCGAAAATTCTTCGACATTTGAACGTTTCCAATTGCAGTGTCACCCAATATAACTTTCCTTTACTAGCTGATGCCATTCATAAGTCCAATTCTATGCGAAGTTTCGTATGTAATCGGCTAATCGGCAAACGAATTACTTTGGACACATTTAAGATTGCACATGTAGTATCCTCACTTATATGGCAGAACAAGTTGAAAGAACTGGAAATGCAAAATTGTGAATTTCAATCTCGCGATATGGAAGTAATAAGCGAGTACTTGGAAACGTCAAAGAGCTCAATGCGAAAACTAAATTTCGCTTACAATTGCATTGGATGTGATGGAACTGAATATATATTTCGTGCCGTAGTTCTTAGCAATACTTTAACCCATTTAAATATTGGTGGTAATAAGTTGGGAACTAATGGAGGTCGGACAGTGGCTAAGTATCTTAGCTCTTGTTATTTGCTTATCTATCTTAACATTACATGGAATCAAATTTCTTCGGATgctatgaatttaattttaacaacaattaaaaaaccTATTAAACTGCATAGGATTGAAATTATTGGAAATCAATTTGATGGCAAATCCGCTAGCATTTTGCGGCGCCTGCTCGATGCAGGTGTTCTACCTCAAGAGGGAATCGATGTAGTACCTGTTTATGACGATAGTATAGCTGACTATCGTGTCACGCGATACGATTAA